CCGCTTCTGTCTGAGACTCTGCTGCATTATTTATAAATAGACGAGAATGTATGTATCCCccatataaaataataacataagtTATTCAGCAGCTAAAAATATGAAAGTGAGATTATAATAGATTGCAGGTACATTAACATGTTCATGTATCCACATGAGGCGGTTTGAATGTTAATGCACCTGATGATGTAGGCtggggtggcagtagctcagtccatagggacttggcttgggaaccggagggtggccggtttaAGTCatgcatggaccaaaaatatggaaggacTGGTAGCTGCCGAGGTGCCATTGAGCAAGGCACCGGACCATCACTcatcccatctctctccacattgcatgtctatgagcccttgtactgcatgtgtgtgtgtgtgtgttctggtttaaaaatgcatgtaaaataaaaaacaattccccgttgagggattaataaagtacattaataaagtatctgCATGTATATTCATGCTCCTGTCACTGGCAGCACGCCGCCCGGTGGCGCGCTTGTGAAAGTACACCGGTACGCGTCAACCCCGAGGACGGCTCCTCTGATTGGCCGCCGTCTGTCACGTGTTTATTCTGAAGATGGCGTCTCCAAATGGAGGTAAATTCTAATTCCTAACCGAGCTCCGCTGTGTATAAACCGTAAATTTGACATCATTAACGGCTTTAAGCGGCTAGCGACCGCCCTGCTGTCTTACAGGAACACCCGAAGACGACGGAACACACATGTTAGCGCCGTATTTGTACTGTTAGGACATGTTTTCCCCGTTGGCTAAAGCCTTCACTAGCCCCAATGTTGTGTCTGACCAGTGTACAGAGAAACGGAGGCAGGCTCGAACCCACCGCACAGTTTGACCCACTAACCGTGGGCGCTGCGAAGCTAAAAACAGAGCTGTACACACAGTagtagtgttttgttttgtttcacaacATCGTGACGAGTTGTAGGTTTTACATGCGGTTGTTTTTCGAGTATTTTTTTATACGCTTTTGCCCCGCACATGACGTTGTTGTTATTACCGcagtgtgtgtacctgtgctgAGGTATTGGACGGTTATCCACTGAATGTATGCCATAGTGGTGTAACCATGGTTactaactaaaaaaataaacacatataagTATGAAGACCAgtaataagtacatttactcaagtactataCTTATGCTTAATTATATTTTAGAAGgaaattttactttttttacctcatttatttaattacaagTTACTAGTAACTTTGCAgactggccacttcattaggtacactaAGCTCCAAAACATCAACTCTGCCATAATATCTACGTTTACAAAGCTTAtatataatgtttcagtttttgttgataaTGTCAGAGAGGTGTTAACTTAActattatgtttgtttgtagtaTCCTAACTGTTAAATTGGACTCCATTATATTTagaagtgtttctaatattttggccaccccCATTTACATACATAAGAGTGCCATAATATAAGAAACACTTTTCAATATAATACAGTCCAATACAACCAGTGTTTAAAATGATCCACACCTTTACCAGCTACGACATGAAAGTGATGAACatattaatgcatcaataattattcagtccagtatttatttatttatttttttacttttagtatttttacactgtggtaattttacttttatctcAGTTCAGTGACAGGAAAGATAAGTAACATGTTAAACTTTTTGATAACATCGAGTGATAATGTCaaataatgacataaaacataCTTTAGggtttattatttcaaatgtagTTTATGTCAAAGGTTAACGGGAGTTGTTTAAGTAAAAGATCATTTATATAAATGACCTTAGTAgcaatattttgacattttaatctTAATTCCTCCTTTTATTATTCTGCTGGACATGTAactaaaaatgtacacacagtaCTTTAAGTCACTTTGGGTTACACTCGCCTACAAGTGTTCATCTCTGCTcgcaattttatatttatgaaaaTCAGTCATGACATTATTCACAagtttataaataaacattaaaaaaaacaaaacgttgtTCGTGACAGGTGACGATTTTGAGACCTCTTTGCTGAGTTTTGAGAAGTTGGACCGAGCGTCACCAGACCTGTGGCCAGAGCAGTGTAAGTTTACATTCCCCCTGTTGTAATCACTCACTGTTGaattgtgtttcatgttgttgtaatgttaaACTATCCTTTAATCTCTACCACAGTGCCCGGAGTTGCAGAATTTGCTGCATCTTGTAAAAACGTGAGTTAGATTCACTTTGATTTACAAACTAGATGCATTAAATAGGCTCAGCATACTGTAATATACAGGTGGATCTTTAAATCTGTCATGAGTTGTGTACTGAGACCTTTGTTATGTCTTACATCACAGCCCATCACTAATTCACCCCCTAAGTGGATGGCTGAACTAGAGAGCGAGGACATTGAAATGTTGAAAggtaaaagtgtttttcttacttATGATTTACGTTGTACCTGAAACAGTTAAACAGAACTGATTACTGTCTTAAcctgtcaaagacaaacattgtGCTGAAACTTTCATGACACGTGCTGTGCATGGGTCTTTCTGTAGAGTTGGGTAGTCTGACCACAGCCAACCTGATGGAGAAGGTCAAAGGACTTCAGAACCTCGCTTACCAGCTCGGCTTAGAGGAGTGTGAGTACATGAACGACACAAACCTTACAGTGCAGACTGTAATTgtaagaagaaacaaaaaaaatatggtgCTGTCCCTAAAAAGGTGCCttgatgttaaaatgttttttttttctgttaaaacacTTAAATTAATCTCAATGACAAGTTTGTAAATGCACAGATAACTTGAGCTGCAACGATAAATTAGTCAGTTGTCAATTGGTTAAATTAGTttctcaaatgtaaatattatctttttctttattcctcTATGACAGTGAACTTCTTCATCTTAACCCATTAGTTAACCGAGAGAATGATGGGCAGATTCATCACCAgtaaaaaatagtttatttagtCATGTGTTACCACTAGATGGTGCTCATAATCTTTCTATATCTAGCAGAGTTGATTTCACGGCATCCTTGTGTGCTCTCACATTCAAACAGGCTGACTGCACCTGGACTTGTATGTTTACATCCAAAGACAGAATGAGCAATTTTGAAATTGAGACTTAAACTCTCTCTGTTCctgtcaaacagcagaaataagttGACTTTTAGTAATTCGGGTCAAACGATGGATTTAGGTCAATCTTGTTAAATTGGAAAAGGTAAAGAAACAAGGGCACGATGCCCGCAAGAGCCTGCACAAGTGCTCAAGCATTTGATGGATGCAAAATCTAGTTTTTAATCCATTCCCCACTGCCTCCATTGTCATAATCCTTATGGAGTGTGGATTAGAGAGCTGTAGCTAAGTGCTCATATTttccaaagagaaaaatagGCATTTATTTTTCCAGTGCAAAAAGCGCACAAGCAATGAAGAATTGTGACATAGCTCTCCTCTTACTGGGAtggaatatataaatatgtgcacattacattttttttcctaagTTTATTAAATTGAACCAACATGTTTGTACATAGTGCAAAGTGATCTGTTGTACACAGAAGACAGTCTGTACTTATTACCTAACGTTATTTGAAAAGCCTTTGATGAAAATCCGAGAGATGCATATGTTGAAACTTTTTAATTATCTAAAGAGATCATCAGATTTTAGGCAAGTTGACTCCAGAGGGACTGAAATGTTAAAGATTTGCTGCAATGGTTAAATGGACGAATATCCAAATAGACATACCACAGGAATCAGGCAAGCCCAGAAGAGTAACTACGTATTAACAGGTTATAGATTGTGTtagcatgtgttttatttgcatagACCGCAAGTCGCATATTGAAAAAGTGTCTAATCTCCCCGACTTCTCTAAACCCAGAGACGCATGTAATCTGGCCAGTATAAAGATGTTAGCTGTCACAGGTGCAGGCCTGCAGCCTTTTGCAATCATGTCATGTACCTCGGGATGACGGGACACAATGATGGTTATTATTGGTGTCGGAGCAGCCCTGTAATGGGTGCCTGTTTAATGCTCTCTGGTTtaattttctccttttcctggCTGTCAGGGGAGGCCTTGTAAATCTCAGCTActttttcatcatgtttgtgcaCTCTTCAGTACCCGTAAACGAGACTCCGCAGAGGCACGGCGAAGCGAGGGCAGGGGACAGGATTTACTGCCCCTCCCCCTTCAACATGTGGACCATTAAAGAGGATGCTGGTTAATGGGCAGAGCACAATCAAGCAGTGAAAACTCGCCGACCCTACTGCAGTGAGAAAAGGGGACCTGGACCAAACATTATTACAAGAACGTCATTATCATATGCCTACAGTACACCTTAGCAGCACCGCTCCTCTTTTCTTGCAAATTGTGCACATACTGTCGTATACTCATGTTTGTACATATATTAACATGGATTTAAAGGGGGGATGTAACACACTCTTAATCCCCCCTCCTCCCGCCAGCACCCCCAATAATGGCTATGTGACGCTGGCCCAGTCCAGTCCCAGAGGGGTTTGACGCGTGCCTCTTCCTCTGGCCCCAGCTGTTACTCCACCCCATGATGAATGCCCCTGTCGTGGGCTGCTGAGCGTGGGCATCAAGCCCCGGGTCTCTAGGGAAAGCTGAGGACTCTGATAAGTGCTGTTATTGGAGGTAATTGAAAGCTGAGTGTTCCTTTGGGATGCACTGGAGGGCCTTAGCTACTGAGCACCAAACTGCTGGAGTTGGTGATGGTGCTCTATCACACTTGTGGGCTCAAGGCTACTGAATACCATTGAACACTTACATGTCTGATGTTAATTAGGAAAGGTTTCTACTGTAGACCTTAATTTTTTACACCAATTACAAAAACATGGACTGACAAGCTAACTACGGTGCCAGCAGTGCTGAGTAATACTAATGTGATTATATTTCCAGGGTGCTGTTTTCAGGTGATATTACACATAATCCCTGGGCCAGTTCCTAAAATTTCACTTGTCAGTACCAAAATTTGTGTCTGTGGTCCTCCTGATTGAAGTCTGAAGTCTAGTTTAGGCAGATTATTGTAGAAAAAACAGTCAATGAAATTTACGTAAACAGTGTCTTTGATAGAGTTTTCATATCGGCGCATATCAGATAACATAGACTCCAAAACTGATATCTGCGATAGGCCAATATTGCCAGATAAACTCAGCCTACCAAAAAATTGGCCAGACTCGTActacaagaagaaaagaaggaaagcgGTTTGTGAAATTGCTCACAACAACGTCTGTGCCTTATCTTAAATAACCGGGTCGTGATTTCTAGATAGATGTTTTTAaagggtgtttttctttgtggctTTGAGCACCACAAGCCGAGTGACATCTAGTTCCATTATATTGTAAGGCAGGTATCCAGAGCTTGGAAACTCACACCAGAACAGTGTAGATGTATAAATAGCATCACAGGTGAGAGGTGATTTGGGAGTAAACTGTCTCTTTAATAAAGGTTGTTAAACCACGCCTAAACACGATATACCCCATCATTTAAAATTCCAATTTCTTGGTGCTTCATGAGCTGATAACAGTGAGGAAGCTGCTACTATACTGACAACAACCTTTTCAAAAACTAGATTTTGCCAACTCGAGTGGTATCTTGTCTGGACTAACATGTTCTTTTCACCcagatataaaagaaaaaatcaacCTGTACGCTCAGGAAACAAGCATGTGATGTCGCCACATTCCACTGATCCAAAACATGATATCTAGATAAAAACAGTGACTCTCTGTGTATTCTGGGTGTAGGACCACCTGTTGTCTCTCACGTAGCACTGTCTTCTGCTGTGACGCCACCCGGCATAGACCCAGCTTGACCCCGGTTGCGTCTGCCGGTGTGAAGGTGAGACTGAAGGTCGCCCTGCACTGACAGCTCCTAATGGGCCCCGcattcaccaccaccacctcctcctcctcctcacccttaGGATCAATCTCCGGCCTATTAGAAGCATGCCGCTGCTGAATATGATTGCATTCACTGGGCCCCACTGGTGCTAATGTGCCTCCATCAATCCATCAGGCATCGGGCTGACCGTGGGGCGGGTGGTTATGAAGTGCCTGAGCTGACAGCCGCTGAATGAGGAACAGGGGATGCCTCCCCACtacccttcctcctcttcctcctcctcacctctacTACTACTCTGTGCTCGTCTTTTCAcctctccacctgtctctcCGTGGGTTCATATTCACGATGAATGGCAGCACTGCGGTGCGTCTCTTTGAAGGCTGTAAGGAAAGTGAAACAAGGATCGCAGTTTCTATCATCTTACTATTCAGTAACCTTTAGCCTCGTGTGGTTCGTGTGCTCAAATTGGCTCTCATCTTTTTAATTGCCTGAGTGCTATTTTATAATAGGGCTGTTGCTATAGTGATGGTCCATCGTTGGAAAACCTTTAGCAGCGCCGCACACATTTTGCAACAGGATAACACGAGTGTCTCCCTCCTCGGTGTAGCAGGTTGCAGCTGTATCTGATGGAGCCTGTCCATATCTTAAGCAGGATCAGTGTCGGAGCTGTGTGAAAGCAGAAGCAGACAGAgcttaatgcacacacacacacacaccgctccACAGTTCTGCCTGCCTGCCGCCTCCCTGAGCAGATCGGAAATGACACCTCATTTCCATAAAGGCATTAGGAATTCATTGGATTTTCTTTCCCAGCTAATCATAGTGCGGGTGTAAAACCTTTTAGgctttttaatgaatgatttttGACTGATTGCCTATTAATAAGGACACCTCTTGAACAGGCAGAGGCTGGGGCAGGGGTTGGGAGgtgcagatgtgtttgttttggtgtgtgcgtgtgtgtgtgtgtgtcagccagGCGAAAATAcattggaggaggaggaggagtagagggggtgggggggcccTCTCGGTTGGGACATAAAGAGGAACCAGTGGCTCCCCTGGGAAATCACAGCTCGTGTCTGCATCTTAAATATCCCTGTGAAGTATCAATAAGTGGGTAATTGAAttttgaacacaaacatgagcgtcatgtgtatgtgttgcaAGACGGGGGTTGCTGGGGTGGGGAGTGGTGTCGGTGGGTGGGGGGGTAGCAGGTTGAATGTGTGCACCTCcaagtgtttctttgtgtgtgtgtgtgtttgtgtgtttcatctcctctgtgtctcccttGTCCCCGGGGAGGAGGGCGGTGAAAGAGGATGTTAAATCCATTAAATAAAGCTTACAGGCCGTAATAGCTGAGCAGCGCTCTGAGATGGGCAGTGAGGGTCAGATAAGTCCTCTTAACTCTTAATGAAAGTGAATTGGGGCAGTCAGGGCCGAGGTCCAGGACTCCAGTTAACCCAGGTGGTCATCTGTCTTTGGAGCTAACAGGGGTCCAGCGGCTCACCGGGAGCGTGCCATCAAAAGAGGCAGacgtggagggagggagggagggagtggggGGGTTGCAGAGGGCGAAGTGATGATTACTCTCATTTTATACACAGGAGAGTGGTGGTGGGGGCTGGGAGTGGGCTGTGACAATGACACCCAGATCACTCACCGTAAATGAGGGGAAAGTAAGATGTTACACCGCAGCGTTTCCTCCACATTTACATCTGAGCCACCTGGGATTCTCCAAATGAAAATGATCTGCCAGTGTAGGACACCACATTTCTGAAACGTTTCTGTTGGATGGTTTTAGTCCTTTAATTTTGGAAAAAGGCAACATTTTAAATAGCCCCAACACTTATTTAGCTGTTTGCAGATATAAGTTAATCTCTTGTTGTTGAAATGTAACACAGCAGTAATCAGGCCTAACTCTACAACCAGAGAGACTTTTCAGGTCCATACTGTCCTCAGCCCTTCTGATGATAACATCCCtaaactgtttgtttacacaCTGTGTCTATTTATAAttcaaatcatttcatattGGTTGGATTGAAAAAAGGTACAATCAAACATTATAGAATATATAACATGGTTAAAACTATACCCAGTACGATGTGGCCATTTTTACTAAACTACTGGTACGCTGTGGTGGAATCTCAGACCAGTTTGAGCTAAATGATAATTAGATAGCAACAAATCAACAGGGCAAGGCGAGATGGCCCACATAATCCATAAGGTGTCATTTAGTATGGATGGCAGTCGTAACAAGATGCTGATTAACTTAGTGCAAAATTAGTAATTGACCTTTCTAATCAACTAAACAAATCTCTAAGTCCCCCTAATCAGTATTGATCTCCTGTGTTGTATGACAAAGcctgtgtacgtgtgtgtgtgtgcgtgtgtgtgtgtgtgtgtgtgtgtgtgtgtgtgtgtgtgtgtgtgtgtgtgtgtgtgaggtgattGTGCGGCTTTTTGACTTCATGTGTTTGTACGTCTTGCTAAAATGTACAATAAGTCGTTGCCAAAATAACTTATTTATAAATAATTTGTTTCATTAagacaaagaaatcaaacagcaAGGTAGTGCACCATTTAAAAACGTTGATTGGACGCAATTATTTATCATCACATtttttcagtgttgttgttttttatagacttttttcacagaagacattttgacgTGTCAATATAAATAATTTGTGAACAAATTTCCAGGAaatcagcaaaagaaaatgtgaataaacGCAAGTTTCGGTTTTTCAAGATAAACAGTTGGTGGCCGCTGCAGAAAAAGTTACACCggttatgtttgtttcatttattaatttgagGAACGTGGCAGTCTCTTCGCTCCATACAGATCGGATGTTTCAATCTCTCGTGTCGAGCTAAAGAGTCAGCGGACGTTTAAGTCACATGCTTCATGtatgtctttgtttatttcgCTATCGATACACAAACGCTTCCATCTTTGCCAAGCGTAGAGAGATACTTTGAGATATCCAGCATCAGAATTGAAaatgcagataaaaacagatggatggagaTGCACTTACCGTTTCTTATTAGTCACATCTGCGGCTGTAGCGGCCTCTGGTTCCACTTAGCAGTCATTTTGTGTCGCTTTTTCCCCAACCTTtcatattctgtttgtgttggcCTTGTCCACCAGCACAGAGCCCACCTTCACCTTGCCAATCACGCACTTTTACCCATAATTCCTTTTTTATAAAAAGAGAGCCACACATCATAAATTCAGCACTGATTTATGTCTAATGGGGTCTTTAATGTGATGATATCAATGATATTTCTGTGTGAGTAGGGGGAGGGTGAACTGAACCGTAATTAATGAGACACTCGTCGGAGCGAGGGGTGTCAGGAGGAGTGGCACAGCCATCCTTGATCTCTTTTACAGTTTCAGCTCATCAAGAAACGGAGAAAGCGATAACGAGAGAGAGTATGACACCttaaaaatccaaaatattACCTGCTACCGTTTACCGTTCCTGCTGTAACCGCTCCTAATAAGAAAGCGACATCGAGGTAGTTGCAGCTTTAGGGTCATCCCAGAGTAATTGCTTTCCTTCGCCAAATTTTGATGAGAATTTTGATTTCAATCTAAAGCACCCTCTGCATGTCCACGGGTCCCCTGATGACTTTGTTTAGGGTGATTTGAAGAGACAGCAAAGTGCAAAATGAATCTATCCCATTCCAATTAGCATCATCTTTAACCTAATGAGGAACACCTCAAGGTGATGTGGCCCCCACGCCCAAATGCACCATTATCATTCCACACTGGGCAACTCATCTAAATTACTAACTGGCCCGGATTTTTCATTAGCCGCCGCGGGCAGGGGGAGGCGGGGACACTTCACAccagcacacagagcagacGAGCTGAGATCTTGATCATATGCAGGCAGGATGACTTTCTGCTAAACGCCTGTTTGAAGTCAGTCCTCTCTCTGCCGCTCTGTAGCCTTCTATTTTTGATGCACAAGGTTAGTTTAAAACCGAAAAGAGTCACTGAGGTGATCTTCGCAGCTCATCAAAACTGCAGTGGAGCCCGAGAGCCTGATCCTCTTCTCATCTTTAACAAAGAGTAATTACTTGTACCTGGATGGCGCCTCTGCAGGGTTTATGATGATGCTGCAGGAAAAGCCTCTACAGTCTCCACAGCCACACAAGGGTTTGTCTTTGACACAAAAGCTTCTCAGTGAAGACCAGCTCTGTTGTAAAACAGATTTAACACACTGGATCCTACCCAGACATCTTCGTATTTTGGGCCTTTAACAAATTTAACAATGTGTTTTACTTACGTACATCATAGATGTCAGTGGATCTCTGCAGGGTGTGAAGAAAATGAGTAGCACTCAAAAAGAGAATCTCAATCCTCTGACTAATTTTAGCATAATTATTAGTACATTAATTTACAGGGGTTAGTTTTTCTGGtctttgagaaaacaaaatcagtAGCCAGCATGAAAACAGTAGTATTTTATTGTAGATAACATTAAATCCAAGAAGATGTCATCCTCTCTTGTCAGTAGTGTCAACCTCAAGCATGAACTCCCAGAAGAGGCGAAATccgagaaaaaaaacaaagaggtaGATCGGTACATCTCTGTTGTATCCAGTTTTATCTGGAAGTAGTGGTTAAAAACGGAGCAAAACTGtctatttaaaacatttttgaaggAGCAGAGTTATCCAGAAATCCCAAAAAATAGAAActattataaaaagaaaatgtcatgtGACATTTAACATGGTTGTATTGGCCTAAAGAGTTAATTATTATAACCATATTTACTGCTTAGATTTCCCTCAAAAGTGCTCCCCTTATTCTTCTTTTGCTAGTCCTTTGTCACTCATTTTAGACAGAGCCATATTCCACTATCACGAGCGGAGGTTAATAGAGACATTTTGTTTCCGTTCTCTCTTATCTCAGTGAATTGCAAACACACAACGCACACACTTTCATGCATGCGTAGGTACTTGTGCCTCGCTACACTGAGGCGGCAATCAAGCATATCTCAAAGGCTCTTTGGTAGCTGCGTCTccattttatgttgttttccaTGTCCTGAATGAACAGATGTTTGTATAAATTACCTCCCAGTGTGACAGTGCAGATATTAAATACATGCTTTGCATTACTAAACAATGTCAGAGGTGTTTTGAGCTGCAGGTTGCGTGagactgatttttatttcacGAACTTATGGAAGAGTGTTGTAAGGGTTTAAATCCAGGCAGATTGTCCACTGCATTCTAATGAAGAAATACCTTGTATTGGTTTATCTTGTATATGTgatgatgtttctttttgttttgcagccagAGAAATGACCAGAGGGAAGTTTCTGAACATCTTGGAGAGGCCCAAGAAGTgacagtgacttttttttttttttttttttttttttttttttttggagagagagagagtttttttgtgtatgtgtttttcttttctttttgaaaatgtggGACTGCAAAGGAGAATTTGATCTATGCGTTTATGTTCCGAACATGTTCAGACCTTCACAACAAAGTGTAAAGACTTTGCGCTCAAACTGTAGTTGGAGCAAAATGCTCTcaatcacgcacacacacacagacacacactgaggccaGTGTCAGTGGACCTGTTCTCTCATAGATAGATGCCTTCACATTGATGAAAATGATGTAATAACTTCCTCACTGTATTTCTCTGTAGCTTGTAGACCTGCTTTGACTAAATGTTCCCTATTTATTCTTGTTTCtattttaaacatcttttttttccaatttgtgAAGTTGtataataaagttttaaaactaAAAGATGGTCgctttttatttaagtttgcAGTTAACTGTGGTGCATGAGAGGCATGAAGTTATTGCCCTGATTAGAAGTTGAGCGGAGTGCGGCACCTCTCCGGCTGTGGACACGTAAGGAGCTCGGACGTGAGAGTGCTTTCCCCGGCCTACCAGCGCCGTGTTGTCCGTTTAATGAGCATTGGAAGCAGGGTCCCCTACACAAAACATTGCGTAAAAATAATATTGCTCATTGTCATCCCCGTTAATGAGAGTCGACATAATTACTAGGACCATTTCTTTTCTAATTAGCACACTTCGGTTTTGTCGGAGCGAGCGGCCAAGGCAAAGAGAGAATCAGACAGGCATGCCGAGtgggaaacaaaaagaagtccATCCGCCATAATTAGGTAGGACAATGCCTCGGACTGTTCTCGGCTGGAGATGTCGCTGAGGCTCTGGTCGCTCACTCCCAACAAGTTACACTTCTCCCCAGGCCGCTAATAAGCCCCTAATCGTCTTTCCGATTCACACGGACAGAGGCCGACATTGCCTCAGTGGTTTCACCCCCCCTGCCTCTCACACGGACCCTGGTTCACCCCTCTTGGAAAAATATGGATTATTTAAGCAGTTGTGCAGGTTTGAGACAGCAGTGACTTCCACAGTGTGTGCAGCTGGAGTGTCAAggcacagagaggaaagactTTGTGGAGCCTTGAACGCAGCATGGCCTGGTATTTCAGATGTGaccaaatcctttttttttttttaaacatagcctgtcataaaaaactaaatttaacaTTTCTTGATGCTGTTACCTTTGAGAACTCTtgcacagtatatatatttacatatccATCTCATTCATGTAAGCAGCGCTGTTaaataagacacattttaagtgtttataGGTTGTAGCTGGCTTTAGTAATGATCAATACAGTTATTTTACATCAATAATGAGTCATTAGGCCTTATAAGAAAACTACTTGGTAATTAATCATAGAGCACGTAGACAAAATTTCATTAAATAACAAGGTAGGCTACTGTAGACCTattgtaaaataattttaaataatattaactgattaattaattaatagttATACCTGCAAACTCAAGTGAAACTCCCCCAGTATTTATCAATGCATTGCAAACacaattgttcttttttttttctatt
This DNA window, taken from Larimichthys crocea isolate SSNF chromosome XXIV, L_crocea_2.0, whole genome shotgun sequence, encodes the following:
- the lin52 gene encoding protein lin-52 homolog isoform X2, which encodes MASPNGGDDFETSLLSFEKLDRASPDLWPEQLPGVAEFAASCKNPITNSPPKWMAELESEDIEMLKELGSLTTANLMEKVKGLQNLAYQLGLEESREMTRGKFLNILERPKK
- the lin52 gene encoding protein lin-52 homolog isoform X1; the encoded protein is MRLFFEYFFIRFCPAHDVVVITAVCVPVLRYWTVIHCDDFETSLLSFEKLDRASPDLWPEQLPGVAEFAASCKNPITNSPPKWMAELESEDIEMLKELGSLTTANLMEKVKGLQNLAYQLGLEESREMTRGKFLNILERPKK